From the genome of Prionailurus bengalensis isolate Pbe53 chromosome D1, Fcat_Pben_1.1_paternal_pri, whole genome shotgun sequence:
GGcttcagagaaaggaaagttcAGAGCCAGGACAAGGGAACTGGAGTCCCGCATTGGAGACAAGAACTACATCTTGTTGGCCACGTGAATCTGCTTTTAGCCCTTCTCTTTGTCCGATAGTGTCTGAAATCTCCATGCAGAAATGTGTGCTCTGTTTTCCTTCTCAGCATCTTCTCCAACACCTCAATGGGTCTCAAAGACTGAACTAGACATTAGAGAGTCTTACAGATCCTTACTCAGATGAGGCGTTATCACCTGCTTCCATGCTCTAAGAGGCAGGCTCACTTGGGGGAGCCTCCACCTCTGTCATAGATTCACTGGTGACATAGATATAAGTTCCTGGCAGGGTATCTGGCACGTAATGTGCTCAGCAAGGATTGGTTTTCTctcactgatttcttttcttcacatGCACCCAGACCCCCCCACACAAGGTGAGCCACTACTGGGAATGATAAAGGATGTGCTCCTGGGGTGTCCGGCAGCCTTTTTCCCACAAATGCTACAACTCAGATCCCTACACGCACGATGGCTTTAGCCCTGTCCTGCACAGAATCCTGCTCACTGAAGCctgttttcttctgccttctctttctgttcctttcactTTTGctcactcctctttttttttaccccaaattTCTTCAAGGAGGGTTGTATGAAAAATGGTAATTGTAGTCAGGTGGGAGAAAAAAGAGGTGAATGGGGTGGTTCATTCATAGATCTGAACTGTCACGTGTCTGGAGTAAGATAGGTGTGCACAGACTCGGCTCTAGGACACCAAGGGATCCAAGCAGTCACACAGAGAAGTGGTCACTGACTTCTTGAGAATCACAAGGCAATCTGAGCCATATACTACTCCCAAAATTCCAGGAATATTCTGAGTGATAATGTGGCATAGTCCTCATTGGACCATTTCTGTGGCCTTCAGATACCTGGGTCTCCAAGCTCCTCCACCCTAATCAGCCATGAATCTAAGATGCTGTGGCCTTGCTTTGTTAGGTTTGgcggaggaaagaggaagggaaaatattTCTGGAGTTCTTCTCCCAAAGATGGGTGCCTGAACCTGAAACAGTTTTGTCAGACAAAAAGCCTTTTGGCCGTCACTGTCTTCATCCATCATGAGGGAATGAACATGACAGGGTTTCCAAAATATCAGAATGACAGGAGAATTCAATATGTAAACACTCTCACAAAGAAATCATTGTGGCTTAACCTGTAGAACACAGTCAGTCATGTGTCATTATACAAAAGCTGAGCAATGCAGTACATGAGGCTTTCTATGTGGTGAGGGGTTAATAGCGTGAGTTATTGATAACTCAAACTGCCAGTGCCCTTTATAATAACTACCTATGAATTGCACTTAACATATTTCTAGTCAAAGTTACTTCAGGGACACCTTAAAATGGTAGATAATATTGCTTAACATAACATGACTCAAATGTTTACTTTGTACCTAGTTGATATTTGTGAAGCTTTACCaatgttttccttcatttataaaacagaagGTTATTAGCCAAGCCTATAGCCTGATGATCCTACaatatgaagaaaagaagaatgccTGTGTTTTCCCCTAACCAATGATTTCAGGAAGGCATCAGTTTCCACCTGTGTAGACTTCACCCCCGTGTGACTTACTCCCTGGCTTCTTGCCCTCTAGTAGGGGCAACTCTCAGAAGTCCCCAAGTTCcaatcctgaaaagtgccctggcctcccccccaccatgggactgttcaatgtcactcatcctgcttccttcctcctgaCCGGCATCCCTGGTCTGGAGAGCTCTCACGCCTGGCTAGCAGGGCCCCTCTGTGTCATGTATGCTGTGGCCCTCGGAGGCAACACTGTGATCCTGCAGGCCGTGCGAGTGGAGCCCAGCCTCCATGAGCCCATGTACTACTTCCTGTCCATGCTGTCCTTCAGTGATGTGGCCATGTCCATGGCCACACTGCCCACCGTGCTCAGAACCTTCTGCCTCAATGCCCGCAACATTGCCTTCGATGCCTGCCTGATTCAGATGtttctcattcattccttctcCATGATGGAGTCGGGCATTCTGCTGGCCATGAGCtttgaccgctatgtggccatttGTTATCCCTTGCGCTATGCTGCCGTGCTCACCAATGAAGTCATTGCCAGAATAGGCATAGCTGTGGCTTCTCGGAGCTTCATcatcctccttccccttctcttcctcttcaagAGGCTGCCTATCTGCAGATCCAATGTTCTTTCCCACTCCTACTGCCTTCACCCAGACATGATGAAGCTGGCCTGTGCTGATATCACTATCAACAGCATCTATGGATTCTTTGTTCTTGTATCTACCTTTGGCATGGACATGTTTCTTATCTTCCTCTCCTATGTGCTCATTCTGCACTCGGTCATGGCCATCGCTTCCCGAGAGGAACGCCTGAAAGTTCTCAACACATGCGTGTCACATATCTTGGCTGTACTTGTGTTTTACGTACCGATGATTGGGGTCTCCACAGTGCACCGCTTTGGGAAGCATGCCCCACGCTATGTACACGTCCTCATGTCCAATGTTTACCTCTTTGTACCTCCTGTGCTCAACCCTCTCATTTACAGCGCCAAGACAAAGGAGATCCGCCGAGCCATTGTCCGTATGTTTCGGCGCATGAAAACATGACTTTCACGCTTGCCTTTAATATCTGATGTTGACTGTAGCCATAAGTCTTCATCCGTGgtgtcattgtcatcatcatcatcaccattgccatcatcatcatcttcatatCACGAACAATGAGACAGACTGTGTGGTGGGGGAAAGTAAAAGATCAGGACATGGAGCTACACAATTTGTAcataaaacatatgaaagtatatTCACAATATACTCAATGGCATTCACAGAAAGGTGAAAATCGGGGACACTTGAATGATATGA
Proteins encoded in this window:
- the LOC122482589 gene encoding olfactory receptor 51I2-like, whose product is MGLFNVTHPASFLLTGIPGLESSHAWLAGPLCVMYAVALGGNTVILQAVRVEPSLHEPMYYFLSMLSFSDVAMSMATLPTVLRTFCLNARNIAFDACLIQMFLIHSFSMMESGILLAMSFDRYVAICYPLRYAAVLTNEVIARIGIAVASRSFIILLPLLFLFKRLPICRSNVLSHSYCLHPDMMKLACADITINSIYGFFVLVSTFGMDMFLIFLSYVLILHSVMAIASREERLKVLNTCVSHILAVLVFYVPMIGVSTVHRFGKHAPRYVHVLMSNVYLFVPPVLNPLIYSAKTKEIRRAIVRMFRRMKT